A section of the Sphingomonas ginsenosidivorax genome encodes:
- a CDS encoding S1C family serine protease gives MILRLLLLIGLVFGVAVPAAADDISAAGRGVVRIVTIAVVDGQVVGFGHGSGFAIAPNRIVTNAHVVDLAERYPDNVVIGVVPSEGDKSYTGRVIAYDSQADLALIEFTGARLPPAALYTGPVTEGDPVVSLGFPGNVDLATARSAADYIKPMSPVRSEGVFSGRRILTNVEVLLHTASIARGNSGGPLLDRCGRVIGVNSAITRGEEGDATFGFAIADTELSTFLREAKQPYASVGTPCTSIEDRLRQDSDADARAVTDAAAARRDAATQAGLVREAALEKARAAAQRGRENVMAVAVLLLVAGALALGAAGLFETQGDRRHATWALGGGAVEIVVAVIVFVLRPSGEIDLPATPAAQAAIVANAPLGKLVCRLVPERSRLTVSSSEDVPLIWGKAGCMNGKTQYVANAGRWERVLVPDTEQSVSVLAFDPATRTYANTRYLMSAAGMATARTARGDAAKVCTTDETALARLGAAQAAVRATLPPLPNEKLVYSCDRAR, from the coding sequence CCGACGACATCTCGGCGGCGGGGCGCGGCGTCGTGCGGATCGTCACGATCGCGGTCGTCGACGGGCAGGTCGTCGGGTTCGGCCATGGCAGCGGCTTCGCGATCGCGCCCAACCGAATCGTCACCAACGCGCACGTCGTCGATCTCGCCGAACGCTATCCCGACAATGTCGTGATCGGCGTCGTCCCCTCGGAAGGCGACAAATCCTATACCGGCCGCGTCATCGCCTATGATTCGCAGGCGGATTTGGCGCTGATCGAGTTCACCGGTGCGCGTCTGCCGCCGGCCGCGCTCTATACCGGCCCGGTGACGGAGGGCGATCCGGTGGTCTCGCTCGGCTTTCCCGGCAATGTCGACCTGGCGACCGCGCGCTCCGCGGCGGACTATATCAAGCCCATGTCGCCGGTGCGCTCGGAAGGCGTGTTCTCCGGGCGGCGCATCCTGACCAACGTCGAGGTGCTGCTGCACACGGCGAGCATCGCGCGCGGCAATTCGGGCGGGCCGCTGCTCGACCGGTGCGGACGCGTGATCGGGGTCAATTCCGCGATCACTCGCGGCGAGGAGGGCGACGCGACGTTCGGGTTCGCGATCGCCGATACCGAGCTGTCGACCTTCCTGCGCGAGGCGAAGCAGCCCTATGCCTCGGTCGGCACGCCCTGCACCTCGATCGAGGATCGGTTGCGGCAGGACAGCGATGCCGACGCGCGCGCGGTGACCGACGCCGCGGCGGCGCGGCGCGATGCGGCGACGCAGGCCGGGCTGGTCCGCGAGGCGGCGCTGGAGAAGGCGCGCGCCGCGGCACAGCGGGGACGCGAGAACGTGATGGCGGTGGCGGTGCTGCTGCTGGTAGCGGGTGCGCTGGCGCTCGGCGCGGCGGGGCTGTTCGAGACGCAGGGCGATCGGCGGCATGCGACCTGGGCGCTCGGCGGGGGCGCGGTCGAGATCGTCGTGGCGGTCATCGTCTTCGTGCTCAGGCCGTCGGGCGAGATCGACCTGCCGGCGACCCCGGCGGCGCAGGCGGCGATCGTCGCCAACGCCCCGCTGGGCAAGCTCGTCTGCCGGCTGGTGCCCGAGCGCAGCCGCCTGACGGTGTCGTCGAGCGAGGACGTGCCGCTGATCTGGGGCAAGGCCGGGTGCATGAACGGCAAGACGCAATATGTCGCCAATGCCGGGCGCTGGGAGCGCGTGCTGGTGCCGGATACCGAACAGAGCGTGTCGGTGCTGGCGTTCGATCCGGCGACGCGGACCTATGCCAACACCCGCTATCTGATGTCGGCGGCGGGGATGGCGACGGCGCGGACCGCGCGGGGCGATGCGGCGAAGGTCTGCACCACCGACGAGACCGCGCTCGCCAGGCTCGGCGCCGCGCAGGCCGCGGTCCGCGCGACGCTGCCGCCTTTGCCCAACGAAAAGCTCGTCTATTCCTGCGACCGGGCGCGCTGA
- a CDS encoding bifunctional transcriptional activator/DNA repair enzyme AdaA, with the protein MTSLDPESAWASFAARDRAADGRFVVAVHTTRIYCKPSCPARHPHRRNVTFYPGPAQARDAGYRACLRCKPDEVGRDRIAVAEALAILDAAEERIDLDTLAARVGYAPHHFHRLFKRATGVTPAAYARGLLSTRAADALTEEKSVTDAIYDAGYSAPSRFYANAATRLGMAPSAWARGGEGVTIRWTVAATSLGPMLVAATDKGLCRVSFDEDDAALHARFPNATIAEADDALATLAARVVAEVETPGLDADLPLDVRGTAFQEAVWQALRTIPLGETRTYSELAAIAGNPAAVRAAGSACGKNPVSIIVPCHRAQRIGGALGGYAYGLDRKRTLLATEAQRARSQE; encoded by the coding sequence ATGACATCGCTCGATCCCGAGTCCGCCTGGGCCTCCTTTGCCGCGCGAGACCGCGCTGCGGACGGCCGGTTCGTCGTCGCGGTTCATACCACGCGGATCTATTGCAAGCCGAGCTGTCCTGCGCGGCACCCGCATCGCCGCAACGTCACCTTCTATCCAGGGCCCGCACAGGCACGCGATGCCGGCTACCGCGCCTGCCTGCGCTGCAAGCCCGACGAGGTCGGCCGCGACCGCATCGCGGTTGCCGAGGCGCTGGCGATCCTCGACGCCGCGGAGGAGCGCATCGACCTCGACACGCTCGCCGCCCGGGTCGGCTATGCGCCGCATCATTTCCACCGCCTGTTCAAGCGTGCGACCGGCGTCACCCCCGCCGCCTATGCCCGCGGGCTTCTGAGCACCCGCGCCGCCGACGCGCTGACCGAGGAGAAGAGCGTGACCGATGCGATCTACGACGCGGGCTACTCCGCCCCAAGTCGCTTCTACGCCAATGCCGCGACACGGCTCGGCATGGCACCGAGCGCCTGGGCGCGTGGCGGCGAGGGCGTCACGATCCGCTGGACCGTCGCCGCCACCAGCCTCGGCCCCATGCTCGTCGCCGCGACCGACAAGGGCCTGTGCCGCGTCTCGTTCGACGAGGATGACGCGGCGCTGCACGCACGCTTCCCCAACGCGACGATCGCCGAGGCCGACGACGCGCTCGCCACGCTCGCCGCGCGCGTCGTCGCGGAGGTCGAGACCCCCGGGCTCGACGCGGACCTGCCGCTCGACGTTCGCGGTACCGCGTTCCAGGAGGCGGTGTGGCAGGCGCTGCGCACGATCCCGCTCGGCGAGACCCGGACCTACAGCGAGTTAGCCGCGATCGCGGGCAATCCGGCGGCGGTCCGCGCGGCGGGCAGCGCGTGCGGCAAGAACCCGGTGTCGATCATCGTGCCCTGCCACCGGGCGCAGCGGATCGGCGGGGCGCTCGGCGGCTATGCGTACGGCCTCGACCGCAAGCGTACGCTGCTCGCGACCGAGGCTCAGCGCGCCCGGTCGCAGGAATAG
- a CDS encoding dienelactone hydrolase family protein — translation MTGTMKPMTMSDGATIGVYHVQPTGKRRGGIVLVQEIFGVTEHIRELCEGYAAHGYEVLSPALYDREEPGFEIGYTGPEFKRALELRDVHPVATSIADVQTCVDMMKDKGPVFVVGYCYGGSIAWFAATRMTGVAAASGYYGSMIPAAADEEPRVPVILHFGRNDHGIPMDGVERVIAKDWPNATVYVYEAGHGFNSDRRDDYSPESATLARERTLALFQANGG, via the coding sequence ATGACCGGCACGATGAAACCCATGACGATGTCCGACGGCGCGACCATCGGCGTCTATCACGTGCAGCCGACCGGTAAACGCCGTGGCGGTATCGTGCTGGTGCAGGAGATTTTCGGGGTCACCGAGCATATCCGCGAACTCTGCGAGGGCTATGCCGCCCACGGGTACGAGGTGCTGTCGCCGGCACTCTACGACCGCGAAGAGCCCGGATTCGAGATCGGCTATACCGGTCCCGAGTTCAAGCGCGCGCTCGAGCTGCGCGACGTCCATCCGGTCGCGACCAGCATCGCCGACGTCCAGACCTGCGTCGACATGATGAAGGACAAGGGGCCGGTGTTCGTGGTCGGCTATTGCTATGGCGGCTCGATCGCCTGGTTCGCCGCGACGCGGATGACCGGCGTCGCCGCCGCCAGCGGCTATTATGGCAGCATGATCCCCGCTGCCGCGGACGAGGAACCCAGGGTGCCCGTCATCCTCCATTTCGGCCGCAACGACCACGGCATCCCGATGGACGGCGTCGAGCGGGTGATCGCGAAGGATTGGCCCAACGCGACGGTGTACGTCTACGAGGCCGGCCACGGCTTCAATTCCGACCGCCGCGACGATTACAGCCCGGAAAGCGCGACGCTCGCGCGCGAGCGCACGCTGGCGCTGTTCCAGGCGAACGGCGGGTAG